One genomic segment of Euwallacea fornicatus isolate EFF26 chromosome 18, ASM4011564v1, whole genome shotgun sequence includes these proteins:
- the LOC136344927 gene encoding uncharacterized protein isoform X8 gives MTKVCRLCLAKLQRGSKYFNINAVESFTGFMPYRDQLTTCIPEMALDMIPNPVICNSCRNALKCSYDFKSRCLLVEKKIRQYVENQPSETTIYNLSEIDISDLPKAARYEAEAPKLVPLLPKLEVKANSQPPSILSDLLTVREEVILPNPAEIEITNINYDAAIPKVRIPRFKPVEPALYKPIVKDEHGLLTCNHCDKKFSTVPALHTHKTKVHDEDYLCNFCNVPFKTLQSLRKHNQLCQKATTTPTEPAILTKRPHLPTKAKNHLKRWLFNHTDHPYPTDVEKQQLMKETNLSLLQVENWFINARRRILADLTRLKSLKSHGPIRGRRGGRGRGRAKYEAELISALEEELFEEDHEALLEDMATDDSGMSSRLLRDLEEDSEISIQEHGVGEMNEIVEENSEETSEKDAEDEEQDVKDVLKNVVTMSPSYQFRPCTEEEEEQDPLEDVPLSVLTTIKTEVMDIDER, from the exons ATGACAAAAGTTTGTCGTTTGTGTCTGGCGAAGCTGCAAAGGGGGTCAAAGTACTTCAACATAAACGCAGTGGAAAGTTTCACGGGGTTCATGCCCTATAGGGACCAGCTCACTACATGCATCCCAGAAATG GCTCTCGATATGATCCCCAATCCTGTAATATGCAACAGCTGTAGAAACGCCTTGAAATGCTCCTATGATTTCAAATCAAGGTGTTTGCTTGTTGAAAAGAAAATCAGGCAGTATGTGGAGAATCAACCTTCGGAGACCACTATTTACAATCTATCAGAAATTGATATTTCTGATTTGCCAAAAGCTGCAAGATATGAGGCTGAGGCTCCCAAACTTGTACCCTTGCTACCGAAATTGGAAGTGAAAGCCAACTCACAACCACCTTCTATTCTGTCAGATCTGTTGACAGTCAGAGAGGAGGTGATTCTGCCTAATCCTGcagaaattgaaattaccAACATAAACTATGATGCAGCTATTCCTAAAG TTCGAATACCCAGATTCAAGCCAGTTGAGCCTGCCTTATACAAGCCCATAGTAAAAGATGAGCACGGCTTATTAACATGTAATCATTGTGAcaagaaattttcaactgTGCCTGCCCTGCACACCCACAAAACCAAGGTCCACGATGAGGATTATTTGTGCAATTTTTGCAATGTCCCCTTCAAGACTTTGCAAAGCCTGCGAAAGCATAATCAACTGTGTCAAAAAG CCACAACCACACCCACTGAACCAGCTATATTAACTAAGAGGCCCCATTTACCCACCAAGGCAAAGAATCACCTTAAAAGATGGCTATTTAATCACACAGAT CATCCATATCCAACAGATGTAGAAAAGCAGCAATTAATGAAGGAGACCAACTTGTCACTGCTCCAAGTTGAAAACTGGTTTATCAATGCCAGGAGAAGGATTTTGGCCGATTTAACAAGActgaaaagtttgaagagtcatgGCCCTATAAGGGGTCGTAGAGGCGGTAGGGGTCGAGGCAGGGCCAAATATGAAGCAG AATTGATTTCAGCCCTTGAAGAGGAGCTCTTTGAGGAGGATCATGAGGCTCTTTTGGAGGATATGGCGACTGACGATTCCGGCATGTCCAGTCGACTTTTAAGAGATCTTGAAGAGGATTCTGAGATAAGCATTCAAGAACATGGGGTAGGAGAAATGAATGAGATAGTGGAGGAAAATAGTGAAG AAACGAGCGAGAAAGACGCAGAAGATGAAGAGCAGGATGTGAAAGACGTCCTCAAAAATGTGGTGACGATGAGCCCTTCTTATCAATTCCGGCCTTGCACGGAAGAAGAGGAGGAGCAAGACCCTTTAGAAGACGTCCCTTTGAGCGTGTTAACCACCATCAAAACCGAAGTCATGGACATCGACGAGCggtaa